Within the Miscanthus floridulus cultivar M001 chromosome 2, ASM1932011v1, whole genome shotgun sequence genome, the region CGTCCAATGTGTGagtgagaaaattaaataaatttgaagaaATTTAGGGCTTTGATAAGACAGATGATATGGAGGGTCATTTTAGTGTGGTTTGGTGTAATTTTAGAGTGGAAGATGAATTTAACCGAAAAATTTTGACCGATACAAAAAAAAATTTCGGACCTCAGCGAAAAAGGCGATATTTCGGAAATTTCGGCGATATTTCGCCGAAATTGTAAACCCTTACCATCAATCCATATGTATTGGGTGGATTGGAGTGAAACTTAAACTAAATTTCACCTCAATCTGCACCAACACATTTAGATTGACAAGGCCTTCATTCGTTCGTTTTCTAAACAGCCGGGGTTAAATCAAATTCTCTCTTGGAGCAATACAACAATGTCACTGCCAGTACAGTGTGGCAGCGTTTACTAGTCGTCTAAAGGTACTGCCAACTTGTTCGTTTTCTATCGTGATTCGTCAACGGTCACGAGTAGCTGTAGCTTTCTTTAGTATCTTCGTGTTCCTATCCATCCAGCATACCAAACTCAGAGTACTGAGACTCACCTCACATGGGCAGATTTGATTTTAGATAATCCCTCACGAAAACTCTTTCAGACTAAGCTAAGAACGTTTTTATTTTCAGAATTGCTGAATTTTTCCTTTGCCTTTTCTTCGTGAGGTAGTAAACAAAGCTTGGGTGTGTTTAAGGTCTCTAGTACCTGAATCGCCAGTTACAAAGTTACAGTCATTTTTCGTGTAATTGCTAGGAATGATTGGCGTAACTAAAAATTTGGTGTTCAACTCCTCACCTTTATCTCTTATCTGGGTGTTAAACACCTAGCTTTTTTATTTGCATACATGTTCACAAAATCCGGGTGTTGGGTAGACagcccttttttttcttttttctgctTGGAAAATTAGTTTTAGCTGTCGAAATGTTATACTAGTATACTCTGAACATTCTCCTTGAGCTGACAGTTTGGACTTCACATCAGCAGGTCACAGTCTCATGGAACGAACCGATCAAATGGTTGCTGATCGTTTGCCGAAAATTCTCTACCTTGACTAGACAATGTGTTTCTTGATGCAGAAAGATTAGACAGTCAtcctgttcgctcgttggtttcagccagcccaaaccagccagctaatagtattttcctctcacaacaaaccagcatcagccagcccaaaccagcccagaaaccaaccagcgaacgggCCGAGTCAGCGTATTTGGTTGATTTGGCGGCTGCATCGTTcgtcagtagtagtagtattttctgcgttagtagtagtagtagtattttctgcctcagcagcagcagtagtagtatttTCTTTCATTTCAACTGGGTGTGTCATTAGGTGACTAAATTCTAAAAAACAAAGTTCACCAGTACATAAAATCCTTTTCGCTAGCATGTTGGGATTGACTTGGCTCTAGTCTGGCCATTTCAGCAGGAGAAATAAAAGTGCTGCTTCAGTTTGTCCCATTGAAAATGCCATATGCATGCTTCGGCATGCCCGCGGCCCGCCTGAATATCGACCATTTCTTCAATTCCTGCAACAAGTTTCTCCTTGTAGAGGCACAAACAAGTTCTTTTTTAACACACACAAAAAACATGCTTTAATTTGGAAAAAGGTTTTTCAAacaagtaaaaaaaaaaatcttccagCACACCACTGTTGCAATCTTCAGCACCCCAAATTTCAGTGTGGGTCGTGCATCGTTACATGAAAACTATGCAAAATGTTTGACCAATATAGTATATTAATCGCCATCTAGAAATTAATCATGATCGACTCTTGGTTGCAAAATTAAAATAATCTCTTTTACTCCATGAGAAAACAATAAAATAGTTTTAGCAAGCCTGTGAATTCTTTGTTTCCAGTCTGAAAACCATGCAGTTATAGCAAGGTATAGGATGTGTTGGATGAAACTAGTCCGAACTGGCAATGATTTCTCCGTTGGAGAACGAACTGAAAATCGTGAAAATGCGTGCGTTGCTGTCGAATGGCAGGTGGATCGTTCGCCTACTTGCGGGTGGAGCTCGGCGACTTCATGGCGTTCGTGGCGGCGGGCAACATCCTGCTGGAGTACTGCATCGGCGGCGCGGCCGTGGCGCGCGCCTGGACGTCCTACTTCGCCACTCTGTTGAACCACCAGCCCAGCGACTTCCGGATCCACGCGTCGGGGCTCGATGCCAACTACTCGGAGCTGGATCCGatcgccgtcgtcgtcatcgCGCTCGTCTGCATCTTCGCCGTGGTCAGCACCAAGGGCACCTCCCGCTTCAACTACGTCCTCTCCATCGTCCACATCGCcgtgatcatcttcatcatcgtgGCTGGGCTCACCAAGGCCGACGCCGCCAACATGCGGGACTTCATGCCCTTCGGCGTCCGCGGCATCTTCTCGGCGTCCGCCGTGCTCTTCTTCGCCTACATCGGCTTCGACGCCGTGAGCACCATGGCGGAGGAGACCAAGAACCCGGCGCGCGACATCCCCATCGGGCTCGTGAGCGCCATGACGCTCACCACCGCGCTCTACTGCGTGCTCGCCGTCACGCTCTGcctgatgcagccgtactcgtcCATCGACGCCGACGCGCCCTTCTCCGTGGCGTTCTCGGCCAGGGGCATGGACTGGGCCAAGTACATCGTCGCCTTCGGCGCGCTCAAGGGGATGACCACCGTGCTGCTGGTCAGCGCCGTCGGCCAGGCGCGGTACCTCACGCACATCGCCCGGACGCACATGATGCCGCCGTGGCTCGCGCAGGTGCACCCGCGCACGGGGACGCCCGTGAATGCCACCGTCGTCATGCTCGTCGCCACCGCCATCATCGCCTTCTTCACCGACCTCAACATCCTCTCCAACCTGCTCTCCATCTCCACGCTCTTCATCTTCATGCTCGTCGCCGTCGCGCTGCTGGTCCGCCGCTACTACGTCGCTGGGGAGACCACGGCCGCCAACCGGAACAAGCTGGCGGCGTGCATCGTCGCCATCCTGGCCACTTCGGTGGCGACGGCGACGTGCTGGGGGGTGGACGTGAACGGGTGGGTGCCGTACGCGGTGACGGTGCCCGCGTGGTTCGCGTCCACGGTGTGCCTGTGGGCGTTCGTGCCGCAGGCCAGGGCGCCCAAGCTGTGGGGCGTGCCGCTGGTGCCGTGGCTGCCGTCGGCGTCCATCGCCATCAACGTCTTCCTCCTgggctccatcgactccaggtcGTTCATGCGGTTCGGGTACTGGACGGCCGCGCTGCTGGTTTACTACCTCTTCGTTGGTCTGCACGCGTCCTACGACACGGCCAAGGCGCTCGCCGCCGAGTCTGCCATCGCCAAGGTGGAGGACGGCGACGGCAAGCCGGCACGAGGCGCCGTCCATAACGGCGAGCACTGAAGGGAGACGTAATCATGTAATCGTGAATATAAAGTGCTTTTTGATTGTTAGTCGCTGGCAGGCGAACATAAGTTTGTACAAATCTTTAGTTGTCATAAGACTGTCACTTGTTTATGTAACTAGCCCGTGTTGAGTTACCAGGTCCGTACAATATATATTGGACAATGTATTTTTTTTCTCGTCTCCTGGTGACCAGCCGTTGTTGAAAAGTAGAGTGTGCTCAAGGTGTGATTGTCTGTTAATGCATTCATCTTCAACAATAAGTTGCCTTCTGTGGCTACGTGGAAGCTGCTCTTCGCAAGTGAAGTTAAGCTTCATTTGTACCGTATCCCGGCTGACCTCCATCTTTTAGTTTTTGACGAATCACCTCCATCTTTTAGTTATGACTTATGATGAATTGGCTTAACTCTTTGTAGTCTGTTGATTCTTCTTTCATTTGTACAGCCCAGATAAGTTCATCATTCGCACACTTGGGTATAAACCACAAAAGGGATTTGATCGACAGATTTTAATATTCGCATTTAGCTATTTTATATATGAATTTTCGTATCACCAATTCATCTAATTATTTGCCATTTAATAATATGCCGAAAGGTTTGTGACCTGCAGgctctgccccccccccccccccccccccccaagtacATGTATATCTTTACATAAGGCCAAACCGTTGATAGTTAGGCTTTAACGCATTTGTTTTCTTAAGCAAAGTGCGAACTCTCACGTCACGGGTAAGTGTCGGCCCCTAACTTAGGGTTCTCTGTGCATCATGTATCAGTCCCTGGATCAGTAGCTGATACGCACAATtcgaacaagattgatataaataacgatacttttattgctaatgggAAAACATGTTACATGGTTCATGTTTACATAGCTTATCCACTGGCCTTATATCGTATATCAGAGTTCTAAGACAGTGGTCCTATGTCAACGTGGCTCTATTCCTACAGACAACTTGGAGTGCGGACGTAACCCTAGACTTACTCCTTAAGCGTACTCCTATATCGTAATCGTCGTAGTCCTAGCGTAGCTCTCTCGTACGGCTCCGTCTTCGAGCATACTTCGGGTACCCTATCCTTGCATAACTCCAGAAGTTCCATCCCAGTATATCGTCTTGAGCTTAACTCATAAAAACGTAGAATGgagggggttgagtacataaagtactcagcaagccctaaacttTGGGTGGAGGTGAGGTGGAAGGGAAGGCTATACGTGGAGGTGGTTATGGTGGTTGAGGTAAAAGTAGTAGGGTGAAGTAGTTAAAATTATAGGTTGGATCCTACtagagtattaccattctcaaTAGTTCCCGAGGTTATTCACAATTTACTGATTAGTCAAGTGCGTCTTACCAGATTATCATAGTTGTAGAAgcctaatcatagtatcccatcctaacATCTGTCCATTctaaggacgtggctattcgaatagatttaatcaaactctgcagaggtgtacaaaatTTCCCACATGATAGGCGTAGTCGACATCAGGGCCAGTGGCGCGACAGGCCTAACGAGACCTCATACCCAAAGGGACGCATCCTCAgttttccatataactctaccctggcttctcaggggttggaaacacAAAAATCGAGAAGATACCAAATCCTCCCAacgtgatgataccaaatcatcacaaaagaaaacataGCTCGAACACGTCCAAGAAAATAAAGGGCTCGAACGCGGCCAAAAACCaaaagcttaacgtggaagatcacatagcatccacacCAACCGGACTAcggaagaaaacctatccccgtgtcggctcctgatattccgctgccaacactagcctcctagtagaaattatacttctatatAACAGGGTGtaagatcaagtctacccatatagacatgtggctgtacgtaatatctcactaggtgagagggactatgaaccggtccttatgtgaagAAGGTGTCCCAACAGAAACAGGTTTAGCAGAAGCCAAAGGATTTAGTGTGGGGtactatgaacaagtatgcctaccaactaaagtttcaaccacctcgacaaagcttaaCTTCATattttgttttaaggaacaacagCAGTGGGAAATTGGTTGCTAAacatgttggaaaggaaaccaacatatataggaatacttctatttgggttcctaagattcttgtgactaacatgcaaggccccaagttaaattggggacctaaatcaagcaactaaatctgttttgcaggcatactcctctagTGGGTCAAGTtggatgcttgatagtggatgtacaaatcatatgaccaaagaaaggagtatgttctcatcatataccctaaagatggactcaaatgaaaatattctctttgaagacaactctaagggggatgtgattggtctcggtaaagttgctataacccttgagcattcaattataaatgttttacatgttgattcgttaggttacaatttgttgtccgtctctcaattatgCGAGATGGGCTTCAATTGCCTCTTTatagataagggtgtggaagtctttagaagtgaggattcctctattgtctttacgggtcatttaaagaacaagctttacctagttaatttcaacaaaagtaaagctaatcttgagacttgtttagtggcaaaatctagcatggggtggctttggcatcgccgactagcccatgttgggatgaggaacttggccaaacttcaaaaggacgaacacatccttgggctaacaaatgttcatgtaacaccccaggtgtttgccaccagttaagcaatgggtttgagctaaaacatggtatattaagtgatgatgaagatatcaaggtcaaacctatagaaacgag harbors:
- the LOC136538572 gene encoding cationic amino acid transporter 1-like, producing MAGGGDANGGGGVRQRQRGCSCTKADFFPEESFSSWSAYGRALRSTGSRLADRLTSRSLESTELHEVRARSGADMKRDLTWWDLAWFGVGAVIGAGIFVLTGQEASEDVGPAVVISYVVSGVSAMLSVFCYTEFAVEIPVAGGSFAYLRVELGDFMAFVAAGNILLEYCIGGAAVARAWTSYFATLLNHQPSDFRIHASGLDANYSELDPIAVVVIALVCIFAVVSTKGTSRFNYVLSIVHIAVIIFIIVAGLTKADAANMRDFMPFGVRGIFSASAVLFFAYIGFDAVSTMAEETKNPARDIPIGLVSAMTLTTALYCVLAVTLCLMQPYSSIDADAPFSVAFSARGMDWAKYIVAFGALKGMTTVLLVSAVGQARYLTHIARTHMMPPWLAQVHPRTGTPVNATVVMLVATAIIAFFTDLNILSNLLSISTLFIFMLVAVALLVRRYYVAGETTAANRNKLAACIVAILATSVATATCWGVDVNGWVPYAVTVPAWFASTVCLWAFVPQARAPKLWGVPLVPWLPSASIAINVFLLGSIDSRSFMRFGYWTAALLVYYLFVGLHASYDTAKALAAESAIAKVEDGDGKPARGAVHNGEH